ATCTTCGGCGGCTTCTCCGCCCAGGCCATCACCGACCGCGTCGAAGACGGCCAATCCAAAATCATCGTCACCTGCGACGGCTCCTGGCGCCGCGGCGGCGTCGTCCCCCTCAAAGCCAACGTCGACGACGCCTGCAAGCAGACCGACCTCGTCGACTCCGTCATCGTCGTCAACCGCTGCGACAACGAGATCGAGTGGACCGACGGCCGCGACAAGTGGTACCACACCCTCATGGAAAACTCGCCGGCCGACTGCGCCTGCGAAGAACTCGACTCCGAAGACCTCGCCTTCATCCTCTACACCTCCGGCTCCACCGGCAAGCCCAAAGGCATCATGCACACCGTCGGCGGCTACATGGTCTACACGGCGATGACGGCGCGCTTGACCTTTGACTTGCAACCGGAAGACTACAACTGGTCAAGTGGTCAAGTGGCCAAGCGGTCAAGTGGCCAAGCGGGGGAGGCAGACACCCAACACTCGGCCACTCGGCCACTAGACCACTCGGCCACTTCCGACGTCTACTGGTGTACCGCCGACATCGGCTGGATCACCGGCCACTCCTACATCCTCTACGGCATCCTCCCCAACAGAGTGCCAACGATCATGTACGAGGGCGGCCCCAACTACCCCGAGTGCGACCGCTTCTGGCAGATGGTCGACCGACACAAGGTCACCAAGTTCTACACCGCCCCCACCGCCATCCGCGCCTTCATGAAGTGGGGCAACGAACACCCCCGGAAACATGACCTCTCGTCACTCAAAGTCCTCGGCACCGTCGGCGAGCCGATCAACCCCGAAGCATGGATGTGGTACCACCAGGAGATCGGCCACGAGAAGTGCCCCATCGTCGATACCTGGTGGCAGACCGAAACCGGCGGCCACATGCTCACCCCACTCCCCGGCGCAACAACAACCACCCCCGGCTCGTGCTGCAAGCCCATGCTCGGCATCGACGCCGCCGTCGTGAACTCCGAAGGCGAAGAAGTCGGCACCAACGAGGGCGGTATCCTCGTCATCCGAAAGCCCTGGCCCGGCATGCTCCGCGGGATCTACGGCGATAGAGAGCGCTACCTGGAAACGTATTGGTCAAAGTTCCGGGGGAAGGGCTAC
The sequence above is a segment of the Phycisphaeraceae bacterium D3-23 genome. Coding sequences within it:
- a CDS encoding acetate--CoA ligase, giving the protein MSADQASSIESVLSEDRHFPPPPEFSAQAHIGSMEQYEALHKRSIEDPESFWAEEAERYHWFKPWDKVVEWSADNAPDAKWFVGGKTNLCYNAVDRQIDNGHGNETAIIWEAEPYDADGTPQVINLSYYDLQRETAKFANCLKSQGVTKGDVVTIYMGMVPELAVAVLACARIGAVHSVIFGGFSAQAITDRVEDGQSKIIVTCDGSWRRGGVVPLKANVDDACKQTDLVDSVIVVNRCDNEIEWTDGRDKWYHTLMENSPADCACEELDSEDLAFILYTSGSTGKPKGIMHTVGGYMVYTAMTARLTFDLQPEDYNWSSGQVAKRSSGQAGEADTQHSATRPLDHSATSDVYWCTADIGWITGHSYILYGILPNRVPTIMYEGGPNYPECDRFWQMVDRHKVTKFYTAPTAIRAFMKWGNEHPRKHDLSSLKVLGTVGEPINPEAWMWYHQEIGHEKCPIVDTWWQTETGGHMLTPLPGATTTTPGSCCKPMLGIDAAVVNSEGEEVGTNEGGILVIRKPWPGMLRGIYGDRERYLETYWSKFRGKGYYVPADGARVDANGNFWIMGRIDDVIVVAGHNIGTMEVESAIVSHESAAEAAVVGYPHDVKGNGLAAFIILQGDLPTPGSEEDLALKKDIRDHCAKELGPICKPDQVRFTEALPKTRSGKIMRRLLRDIAAGREITSDITTLEDKSIVEKLQASG